The nucleotide sequence gttgaatcatcatcagtcaAAGGCGCGACTCAAAgttgtgaaaaaaaaaaaaaaattccatCGAGATGAACCGATAAGcacaaaattgaagcaTCTGGCCAAATGTCAAGAAACGTGGTACTAACAGTGCTTGCTACTGCTGCTAtaacaacagcagcagtagAAATCTACCATAGATACAAAGGGTACCTAAAGGAACTCACCACGAAAACTTCACAGCCTGTCAAATCACGAAAATTCTCACCTGGTGAATACTCCGAAGAACTCATCCGTGAACAACTAGCAAGAAACTATGCATTTCTTACCGAAGAAGGTATGGCAAAAGTACGAAACCAAAGAATCATAGTTGTTGGTGCCGGTGGTGTTGGATCATGGGTTGCAACCATGCTTGCACGATCTGGAGTTGAACATTTACgaattattgattttgatcaagTATCATTAAGTTCATTAAATCGTCATGCAGTGGCAACTATTTCCGATGTTGGTATTTCTaaagttgattgtttgaaaaaccaTTTATTGCAAATTGTACCttggattgaaattgatgttcAAAATAAGTTGTGGAATTTGGATCTGGCTCaagaattgttggatttcAATCCAACTTATGTCATTGATTGTATTGATAATTTCGATACTAAATGTGATTTGTTAACTTATTGTCATCAACATAATATCCCAATTGTTTCATCGGGTGGTGCAGCTACTAAATCTGATCCAACGAGAATCAATGTTGCTGATATTTCCAAAACCGAAGAAGATCCATTATGTAAAAAAATACgtattgttttgaaaaagagagGTATAACAACTGGTATTCCATTCATATTTTCAGCAGAGAAGCCTGATCCAAGAAAGGCAAAACTTTTACCATTAGCAGAAGAGGAGATTGTCAAAGGAGAAGTTGATCAGCTATCAGCATTAAAAGATTTTCGTGTTCGTATATTACCAGTATTGGGTACTATGCCAGGTATGTTTGGTTTAGCCATTGCCACATATATATTGACCACAGTATCTGGTTATCCAATGGAACCTATTGAAGGTAAAAACAGGTACAAAATTTATGATGATATGTTGCAAAGTTTAGCTGGTCAACAATTGCgaattggtgaagaagatCAACGTGTTAAAATCTCCATGGCTGATGTCAATTACATATTGGAAGAAGTGTTTAGGGGTAAATCGCCGATTTCAAACTACTCAACCAGATTGGCATTGAGTAAATGGGATCCATCAAAGGAAATTAGTTTGCAAAATGTTGTGGTTATGACAAAAGATgaacaaagaaaacatGAAAAGAGGATATTGATTGGCGGTGAAAAGTTGGAGGATGTTTATCTGAAAgaagttattgatttggttAAGTCAAGACATGAGGATGAAGCTTATTACTCAAAATTTAGATAGGGTTTCCCGTGTACATAGAATTTACataaaaaaaacaaagtttCAGCATTTATCACTGAGCTTATCTCCGTACACTCTTAATTACAAAAAGCAGGGTTTTATTTTCCGGAAAACCCTCAGTCTGATTTCTACTCATTCATCAGTAGCAGGATGGGATTTTATGACAAAACTGTCCTATTCATTCATATTTTGTTGTCGTGGAGATCTCGTTTAACTTCCCGAAACCATCTTCTAGAATCGCTGTGCGAAGATTGGCCGTTGGCGTGAAAACGAAAAATCCCGAAACCCATCTTTCACTTTTCTATCAAAGGGACTCACAACCCCCAACACACATATATCTAACGTACTCGCCAGGCTGTGTTCCAGATGCTCCCATTCAGACCCATAGCTCCCTTGCGGTCATTATTCCGtattacaacaacaccatcacCAACGCGAACCTATATTAATTCATTGCGCAATTCAATCAGAACATCATTCAAACGTACATCCTTTAGGTTCAACtctacatcatcaaccGCTCACAACATCCCTCCCCCACCAAGGGGCAAGAAACCACAAGGTATCAAAGCGTTAATGAAAGAATACGGATACCCTGCTTTAGCTGTCTACTTGGCCCTTTCGATGATTGATTTGCCTATATGTTATGTCCTTGTTCATTCAATGGGACAAGAAAAGATCCAATATTATGAAAATAAAGTGAAACAGGCATTTGGGTATGGAGTCAGTGATGCTGAATTAAAACACCAACAAGAAGTGCAAAAAATCGAAGCTGGTATTGATCAAGATGATAATGCAATTGAGGAACAAAAAGCGGCACAACGTGATCAAAGTATAATTCAATATGTAATGAGTCAATTTTCATGGACGGAATTTGCCATTGCTTATGGATTACACAAgagtttgattttcatTAGATTGCCAATAACAGCAGCCATAACTCCAGGAATTGTTAAATTGTTACGTGGTTGGGGTTTTAGAATAGGTACTGATAAATTGAGTACTACAGCAAATTTAGCTAAAGATTTAGCTAAGAGTGGATATAAGGATATTACTGCTAGTAGTGGTAAATTTGGTACTAGACCCGGTAAGAGaaaatggtggtggttttTTTAAAGTGTGATAGAATTTTGACATGTAAATAGATTGGTTTACCAAGAGCAAACTCCCATTGACATATGTAATAATGTTCTGTAAATATCTATATTTACTGTTCTAAAAATATCTCTAAATACCTTTTCTCTATATACCCaataatttcttcattcGTTCATAGACAAAGAATGAACAAGCAAACATTGGTACAACTTTCATATATCCAATACTCAACCCAACAAAAAATCCCTTGAATCCATTTTCTCGATAAATCAAACCAGCAGTGTTTTTAAAAGATAAAAATTGACCTCCACCAACAGCACCACCAACTTGCATTCTTCTTCGTATAAGTTCAAACGGGTACGCTGCAGTTTGGGAGCACAACCCTGAAATACCACCTGCAACTAGTTGAGCATAAGCTTTCAAAGGTGGACGTGATTctcttgatgatttggttttgactgatgttgatgtagATGATTTTGTAGCTGGATGTACTGTATATTCACGTAATGGTTTTGATCGTAAAATATCATGAAGTAAATCATGTGTGTAGAAAGAGACACCAGCATACGGAATCATCCCCATAATAGTGGGTGCAAATCCACGATAAAAATTACTTATACGTTGAATATTAAATGGTAAGATTCTTCTCATTATAGTTAACCATTGTGGGTCATTTGATCTTATAGGTGGATTTTCATTATATATGATTCGAACCGTTTGGAAAACCCTTCCTCGATGACTTTGgataaattgttgatgttgtggaTGAGCTTTCAAATGGTGCAAGTTTCTCGTTTCAAATGCTAATCGTACACGGATCAAATCCAAGGGGTAAGTGAAGAATACAGAAGCTAATCCTGATAATGAGCCAGCAAGAAACCTTCTTCCAGCAGTTTCATAAACATCATTGGGTATCAAAATTGTTCGAATTTGTTCATAagcaacaaatttgatcGCAGCAT is from Candida orthopsilosis Co 90-125, chromosome 1 draft sequence and encodes:
- a CDS encoding molybdopterin-converting factor, producing the protein MSRNVVLTVLATAAITTAAVEIYHRYKGYLKELTTKTSQPVKSRKFSPGEYSEELIREQLARNYAFLTEEGMAKVRNQRIIVVGAGGVGSWVATMLARSGVEHLRIIDFDQVSLSSLNRHAVATISDVGISKVDCLKNHLLQIVPWIEIDVQNKLWNLDSAQELLDFNPTYVIDCIDNFDTKCDLLTYCHQHNIPIVSSGGAATKSDPTRINVADISKTEEDPLCKKIRIVLKKRGITTGIPFIFSAEKPDPRKAKLLPLAEEEIVKGEVDQLSALKDFRVRILPVLGTMPGMFGLAIATYILTTVSGYPMEPIEGKNRYKIYDDMLQSLAGQQLRIGEEDQRVKISMADVNYILEEVFRGKSPISNYSTRLALSKWDPSKEISLQNVVVMTKDEQRKHEKRILIGGEKLEDVYSKEVIDLVKSRHEDEAYYSKFR
- a CDS encoding Nat2 N-terminal acetyltransferase, yielding MLPFRPIAPLRSLFRITTTPSPTRTYINSLRNSIRTSFKRTSFRFNSTSSTAHNIPPPPRGKKPQGIKALMKEYGYPALAVYLALSMIDLPICYVLVHSMGQEKIQYYENKVKQAFGYGVSDAELKHQQEVQKIEAGIDQDDNAIEEQKAAQRDQSIIQYVMSQFSWTEFAIAYGLHKSLIFIRLPITAAITPGIVKLLRGWGFRIGTDKLSTTANLAKDLAKSGYKDITASSGKFGTRPGKRKWWWFF
- a CDS encoding Leu5 mitochondrial carrier protein; translation: MSENEILRNQASSSPMQSSFPTSQEQLSPAPPPLQVPTAQGSNVATSRLSRGFKSLFYTQSNNTNIASLKDEDDDVNETIPLPGHYSNDQSTPIKSIKVIDKQSLHYVILSGIAGGVAGSAAKTLVAPLDRIKILFQTSNPEFLKYRGTFHGLVLAGKRIWSSDGIWGLYQGHSITLLRIFPYAAIKFVAYEQIRTILIPNDVYETAGRRFLAGSLSGLASVFFTYPLDLIRVRLAFETRNLHHLKAHPQHQQFIQSHRGRVFQTVRIIYNENPPIRSNDPQWLTIMRRILPFNIQRISNFYRGFAPTIMGMIPYAGVSFYTHDLLHDILRSKPLREYTVHPATKSSTSTSVKTKSSRESRPPLKAYAQLVAGGISGLCSQTAAYPFELIRRRMQVGGAVGGGQFLSFKNTAGLIYRENGFKGFFVGLSIGYMKVVPMFACSFFVYERMKKLLGI